CATGCCCGGACAATCCCGCGAGGAACTCATCGAGAGCCTCCGCGAAATCCTCGACAGAATGCCCGATTCGGTCGAACACATGTACGCTGGACACGGCGGCGAGTTCCACGGCGACGTGCGCGACGTCATCGAAACCGCGCTGGAGCGGGCCGAGAAGCGAGAACCGAAATATCCCGAATAGCGCCGACGAACTTTCTGATGGTTGGTTGGGTTTGGTGTTCACCTATCTGTTACCACCGTTACCCTCGTTCGAACCGCTGTGATTGCTAATGCTAGGCGCAAGCCACACCTGACTCACTCGTTCCTCTCAGCTGCGCTTCGCGCCGCATTCGATACGCTCGTTCCCGGCCCGACTGCGGGGCGGGCAGACCGCTGGCCTGCCCGCCCAATCCAAAGTCAACTTGCCGTTTTCTGTGGAAACTCGTTCTGCCGTTTTCTGTGGAAACCCACGCAACCACTCGGCGGGCGAGTGCGCCGCACTCGCCCGCCTGCGGATTTGGCCGGGGAGCGAGCGAGTCGAGATTTGCAAACGACACCTCACGAACGTTTTTCTAGTCAGTCACCATGAGTCTCGAATATGCCCGGCCCAGTTTTTCTCTCCGGCGACCGAATCGACCTCAGAACGATTGAGGAAGAAGACCTCGACTTTCTCCAAGCGACCGTCAACGACCGTGCGGTTCGCCAGTATCTCGGCCATCGCCTGCCAGTCAACGTCCACCAAGAACAGGAGTGGTTCGAAGAGCGCGCCTCCGACGACGACCACACCCACCTCCTCATCTGCCGGGACGAAGAACCGATGGGAACCGTCGGACTCCACCCGAAGGATTCGACCGGCGTCAACGGCGAAATCGGTATCCTTCTCGCCGAAGAGTTCTGGGGCGAGGGCTACGGCACCGAAGCCAGTCGGCTCATTACCGACTACGGTTTCCGCGAACGCCGCCACCACCGCATCATGGCCCGCGTTTTCTCGGGGAACGTTGGGTCGGCGCGAATTTGGGAGAAACTCGGCTTCCGTCACGAAGGCACATACGTCGAAGCGGAGTTTTTGGACGGCGACTACGTCGATGTCGAGTTCTACGCGATTCTGAAAAAGGAATGGTTCGACCGAGAGGCAGAGACGTAGCCATCGCTTCTCAGCTGCTGTCCGCTAAAAAACTGCAATCGGCCTACGCGCTTCGCGACTCTTTGCTTTTCGGGCGGAGGTTGCTGTAGCCGCATTTTCGGCACTGCTGTGCTCGCTTTGGATTGCGGGCGTTACAGCGCATGCAGATCATCTTTTCGAGCGTTCGTTTTTCCGCGGCGTCGAAACTGGCCATACGGAGCGTTTTCTTCCCCGCGCGTTTAAACGTTTTTGAGTTGCCGTGAGGGTGGATGGTTTTCCGCCCGTCACTCGTCGGAACCGTCCGACTCGCCCGCGTCCAGATACTCCTGTTGTACTGTCACTACCTCGCTCGAATCCACACAGTCGGCGTACCGACGAAGTGGCTCTTCGTTCAACTCCAGAAACGTCTCGCCCCAGTTGAATTTCGAGAGGATTTCCTCGGCGTGCGCTCGCTCTCCGAGGATACACAATCCTGCGGCGAACGCTTCTACGGTGTTCAACTGGAACGGTTTCCCGTAGTTGACGGGGTTCGCCGCGACGAGAAACGGGAGTGCGCGGTGCACGCCGGGCATCTCGAATAGGGCCTTTCCGGCGCTCTCCCACGAACAGTCGAGTGCGACGAGATTGTGGCTTTCCTCTCTATCCGCTGGCGAAAGCGCCTGCTCCGCGTGCGGATTGAGCACGATTCCGTAGGGTGTCGCCCGGTTCGAACGGTGCAGTTCCGTGAGGTCGAATCGCGCGAGCTTCCGGGCCGTGCATTTTTTCGGGTCGTCGTCACCCTCGTACCGGACGTGGAGTTTCACTGTCGGACGGTTGGCGCGGGTTGCTCAAAAGAAGCGCGATAGAAACATTGGGTGACGTAGAAGATGACCGTCCCGACAGATTGCCGGGACGGTATGGAAACAGACGTTCCCTCGAGTACTGATCGGCCGGGAGTTCCCGGCAGGCGTCGATTTCGATGATGACTGTATAGGCGTTTATATGATAGCTACTGCCCGCGATTGATGGCTCAATACCGCTCTATAGTTCCTTTGTTTCGCTCCGATTCGCTCCGGTGCCGGGACGCTAAAGAGGCCCGTCCGCGTTCTCCCGCGTATGAACTCCGAGGTGGTCGTTCGCGGCTATTACGACGCCATCGACGCACACGATTACGAGACGTTCGAGGGACTGCTCACGCCGGACGTGGTTCACGAGCGCCCGGACAGAACCATCGAGGGCCGGGCAACGCTCGTGACGTTCATGCGCGACGACCGCCCGAACAAGCAGACGACGCACGAGATTGCCGAGATTTCTGCAAACGGCGCGAAAGCGATGGTCGAAGGTCGTCTGCTCGATTCCGACGGCGAGCAACTGTTCGCGTTCGAAGACGAATTTTCGATTGCGGACGGTCGAATTGCGAAAATCCGAACTCGAACTCGGTGAGGGACGGTTCTTTCGCTGAGAGAAAACGGCAACCGAACTGCAAAAATCCAAGTTCGACGGCCGCTGTTTACATATCAACCCGTTCTTTTTCGCTATTTGCTACCTTGTTCCATACAAGATGGCGTCTTCACGAACACAGACACGTGGCGCGCGGAACAGAGTCATGGGCACGATAGCCGTGCTGGCCGTCGCGTTGCTGGTCGCCGCGGCAACCGGATTGTATCGCGCCTTTTCCTACCTCGCGGCGCTGTTCATCGTCGCAAACTTCGGCGTTGCTTCCATCGAGCGGAACGACGGCGAACTCAATCTCGCACCGTACTCGCCCCTCCTGCTCGGGTTGGGGGCAGTTTTCACAATCGGATTTACGGTTATCTGGTTGCAGTGGAATCCGAGCGTCACCGAGTACACGTACGTTCTCGGCCTTCCGATTCCAACGCTGGCGTACTTCGGATTTCTCTGGCTGTTGCCGATTCTCGGCGCGTTTTACTACGCCTTTGCCTTCCCGAAAATCGGAAGCGACGACGTGGTTGATGACATTATGACCGACGTGCGGCAGGTACAACGACGAAACCGGTTTCCGCTTTCCGCGGCCCAAGCCGAGGCTGACGGTGCAAGAACGTCCGGCGGAGCAGGAACGTCGGACACTGCCGGACGTTCGGAGAGTACTGACGACGCAAGCAGTTCCGGAGAGTCCGTGACGACCGGCGACGAGTCGCCGCAAGCAACCGGAGGTGACCAGCGATGAGTTCGATACCGTTGGTTCCGCTGCAAGAAATTCCGGTTACGGACAGCCCCTACGTCCTGCTTTTCGGCGGACTCTATCTGCTGATGGTGCTCGGTATCGGTGTCTGGGGCTATCTCCAAACCGAAAGCACCGAAGACTTCCTCATCACGGGAAAGAGCATCGGAACGTGGGTGCTTGCCTTGACGGCGTTTTCGGTGATTCAGTCCGGATTCGGCTTCGTCGGCGGCCCAGAACTCGTCTACGAATTCGGGACGACTGCGCTGTGGATTTTCTTCACGGCCCCGCTCGGATTCGTCGTGACGTGGGTTCTGCTGGCGAAACGGATGCGCCTGCTGGCCGACATCCGGGACGTGATGACGCTCGCGGACGGAATGTACGTCAGATACGAGAGCGCGTGGGTTCGCGGCCTGACCGCAGTCGCGGTCATCATCGGCGTGATGGCGTATCTGGCGACGAACCTTGCGGCGCTTCAGTACGTCATGCGGGCGATTTTCGGTCTGCCGGTGCTGTGGGGGCTGCTCATTGGCGCGCTCATTTTGCTCCTCTACAGCGTCCTCGGCGGCATGATTGCTGGCGTCTGGACAGACTTCGTGCAGGCAATCACGATGATTGTTGGCGCAGCTTTCGTCTTCTCCTACGCGCTTTCGTTCGGTGGCGGCATGCAGTCGATTTCGCAAAACCTCGCCTCTGCCGACCCGGCGTTCATCTCGCCGTTCGGCGCGATGGGTGCGGCGGGCGCGACCATCTTCACGGCGCTCGGCTGGTGGATTCTCTTCTCGGTCGGCGCAGCAGGACAGCCACACCTCATTACGAAGTTCTACATGAGTCGTAACCTCAAAATTCTCCGTTGGGGTGCGCCAATCGCCGCGGTGACCTACGCGATTTCCAGTCTGCTCGCGTTCTCCACCGGCCTGTCGATGCGCGCGATGGTCGAAGCGGGACAGACCGCCGCGCCGAAAAGTGCGTCCGTCGTCGGCCCGATCTTCGTCCTCGAACACACACCGGGTATCGTGGCCGGACTCATTCTCGCGGCACTGCTCGCGGCCATCATGAGCACCAGCGACTCGTTCCTGAACATCGGCGCGGCGGCGGTTTCCCGCGACATTCCGCGGGCGCTCGGGCGACCAATCAACGACGACAAAACGGAACTTCGAGTCACACAGGCCGCACTCGCCGGTCTCACGGTTGCATCGACGCTCATCGTCTATTTCTCGGAGGCGCTGGTCGGCATCCTGGGAACCATCGGCTGGGGATTCTTCGCGGCAGCGTTCTTCGCCATCGCGGGCCTCGGGTTGAACTGGAAGGGGGCGACGAAAGAAGGTGCAATCGCCGCCCTCGTCGGCGGGTTGGCGGTCAACCTGTT
The window above is part of the Haladaptatus cibarius D43 genome. Proteins encoded here:
- a CDS encoding GNAT family N-acetyltransferase — translated: MPGPVFLSGDRIDLRTIEEEDLDFLQATVNDRAVRQYLGHRLPVNVHQEQEWFEERASDDDHTHLLICRDEEPMGTVGLHPKDSTGVNGEIGILLAEEFWGEGYGTEASRLITDYGFRERRHHRIMARVFSGNVGSARIWEKLGFRHEGTYVEAEFLDGDYVDVEFYAILKKEWFDREAET
- a CDS encoding 50S ribosomal protein L40e, producing the protein MASFDAAEKRTLEKMICMRCNARNPKRAQQCRKCGYSNLRPKSKESRSA
- a CDS encoding DUF367 family protein, which translates into the protein MKLHVRYEGDDDPKKCTARKLARFDLTELHRSNRATPYGIVLNPHAEQALSPADREESHNLVALDCSWESAGKALFEMPGVHRALPFLVAANPVNYGKPFQLNTVEAFAAGLCILGERAHAEEILSKFNWGETFLELNEEPLRRYADCVDSSEVVTVQQEYLDAGESDGSDE
- a CDS encoding nuclear transport factor 2 family protein: MNSEVVVRGYYDAIDAHDYETFEGLLTPDVVHERPDRTIEGRATLVTFMRDDRPNKQTTHEIAEISANGAKAMVEGRLLDSDGEQLFAFEDEFSIADGRIAKIRTRTR
- a CDS encoding sodium:solute symporter family transporter, with product MSSIPLVPLQEIPVTDSPYVLLFGGLYLLMVLGIGVWGYLQTESTEDFLITGKSIGTWVLALTAFSVIQSGFGFVGGPELVYEFGTTALWIFFTAPLGFVVTWVLLAKRMRLLADIRDVMTLADGMYVRYESAWVRGLTAVAVIIGVMAYLATNLAALQYVMRAIFGLPVLWGLLIGALILLLYSVLGGMIAGVWTDFVQAITMIVGAAFVFSYALSFGGGMQSISQNLASADPAFISPFGAMGAAGATIFTALGWWILFSVGAAGQPHLITKFYMSRNLKILRWGAPIAAVTYAISSLLAFSTGLSMRAMVEAGQTAAPKSASVVGPIFVLEHTPGIVAGLILAALLAAIMSTSDSFLNIGAAAVSRDIPRALGRPINDDKTELRVTQAALAGLTVASTLIVYFSEALVGILGTIGWGFFAAAFFAIAGLGLNWKGATKEGAIAALVGGLAVNLFYSAMPSIADTVGLSGVGTAIMNLYPFPGSFPVGTVALLVTITLFIGVSIATQERTTVPEDIAILLER